A single genomic interval of Psychroserpens sp. NJDZ02 harbors:
- a CDS encoding DEAD/DEAH box helicase, whose product MSQQFSSLGINTALQSALADLQITTPTDIQSKAIPVILNNTDDVVAIAKTGTGKTAAFGLPLLQLIDVTKSNIQAVILAPTRELGQQIFKNLEAFNATSLGVTIAGVFGGIPIKPQIETLKNTTHIVVATPGRLADLIERNAINVKEISYFVLDEADEMVSAHKEGVDAIIKALPKSRRTLLFTATMPGTIKQLVQNSLAKKVVTIEADMETIGHQGIDHQYVVVEPIEKLNVLMHFLNTHEGQRGIVFCKTKAAVNKLAKNLAINKFSSGAIHGSLSQGIRDRIMGQFREGHINILVATDLAARGIDVKDLAFVVNYHLPDTYDAYVHRSGRTARAGANGLALSVIQEDEVQEIPEFEDELGIAFKQYQKADAKSIEENNGLLWARKIFKTKPNRDIPEDFKAKVKTIFHHLTKEELVDKILSNYIAENNTIVDKQEVVKKKKKK is encoded by the coding sequence ATGTCACAACAGTTTTCTAGTTTAGGTATTAATACAGCATTGCAGAGTGCTTTGGCGGATTTACAAATCACAACGCCAACAGATATACAATCTAAAGCCATCCCTGTAATACTTAATAATACCGACGATGTTGTTGCTATTGCAAAAACAGGAACCGGAAAAACAGCTGCTTTTGGATTGCCTTTATTACAGTTAATAGACGTTACTAAAAGCAATATTCAAGCAGTTATATTAGCACCAACAAGAGAGTTAGGGCAACAAATATTTAAAAACCTAGAAGCCTTTAATGCGACTAGTTTAGGCGTTACTATTGCGGGTGTCTTTGGAGGTATTCCAATAAAGCCACAAATAGAAACCCTTAAAAATACCACACATATCGTTGTGGCGACTCCAGGACGTTTAGCCGATCTGATAGAGCGTAACGCGATAAACGTAAAAGAAATCTCGTATTTTGTTCTAGATGAAGCGGATGAGATGGTTAGCGCGCATAAAGAAGGTGTGGATGCTATTATAAAAGCATTGCCAAAATCTAGAAGAACATTATTGTTTACAGCAACCATGCCTGGTACAATCAAGCAATTGGTACAAAATAGTTTAGCTAAAAAAGTGGTAACTATTGAAGCTGATATGGAAACGATTGGTCACCAAGGGATCGATCACCAATATGTGGTTGTGGAGCCTATCGAGAAATTAAATGTATTAATGCATTTTTTAAACACGCATGAGGGGCAACGTGGTATTGTCTTTTGTAAGACCAAAGCAGCAGTAAATAAGTTGGCTAAAAACTTAGCGATAAACAAATTTTCATCTGGTGCCATTCACGGAAGCTTATCTCAAGGGATTCGTGATCGTATTATGGGACAGTTTAGAGAAGGTCATATTAATATATTAGTGGCTACAGATTTAGCAGCGCGTGGTATTGATGTTAAAGACTTAGCGTTTGTGGTTAATTACCATTTACCAGATACGTATGATGCGTATGTGCACAGAAGTGGACGTACGGCTAGAGCAGGAGCCAATGGATTAGCGTTAAGTGTGATTCAAGAGGATGAAGTACAAGAGATTCCGGAGTTTGAAGACGAATTAGGGATTGCATTCAAACAATACCAAAAAGCAGACGCTAAAAGTATTGAGGAAAACAACGGGTTGCTTTGGGCAAGAAAGATTTTTAAAACGAAACCTAATCGTGATATTCCTGAAGATTTTAAAGCGAAAGTAAAAACTATTTTTCATCATTTAACAAAAGAAGAATTAGTTGATAAAATCTTATCCAATTACATTGCCGAAAACAATACGATTGTAGACAAGCAAGAGGTGGTTAAGAAAAAAAAGAAGAAATAA
- a CDS encoding DEAD/DEAH box helicase, producing MSSYIKVQQDILDKLNIKTLNPMQEEALLSITNADNTVLLSPTGTGKTLAFLLPTIAALDTNCKNVQLLILVPSRELAIQIEQVIRTMGTGFKANAVYGGRHFSKDKIELAHTPAILVGTPGRVADHLRRETFLVDDINTLVLDEFDKSLEVGFEKEMSEIINNLPHIKKRILTSATQDMEIPRFVGLENELIIDYSDTEVTNLAIKQVISPDKNKLQTLVDLLHDIGNKPGIIFCNYKDTIQFVSDFLDKNDIPHGCFQGGMEQIDRERALIKFRNGTHQIIIATDLAARGLDIPELNYIIHYQLPLKAEEFTHRNGRTARMNAEGTSYVIQWEGERLPDFIKFDDTVTPKGTVKTLGTEWVTLFISGGRKDKISKGDVAGMLFKQCDLDKSEIGIIELKQDCAFVAVPKAKAEGIIAKTNNSRLKKRKVRIHTI from the coding sequence ATGAGTAGTTATATAAAAGTACAGCAGGATATTTTAGACAAACTAAATATCAAAACGCTTAATCCAATGCAGGAGGAAGCGTTGTTGTCTATTACTAATGCAGATAACACGGTGTTGTTGTCGCCTACAGGAACCGGAAAGACGTTGGCTTTTTTATTGCCAACTATTGCGGCGCTAGATACTAACTGCAAAAATGTACAATTACTAATTTTAGTACCGTCTCGTGAGCTGGCTATTCAAATAGAGCAAGTCATCCGTACGATGGGGACGGGTTTTAAAGCCAATGCCGTATATGGCGGACGCCATTTTAGTAAAGATAAAATCGAATTAGCACACACGCCTGCAATCTTAGTAGGTACTCCAGGTCGTGTAGCGGATCACTTAAGACGCGAAACGTTTTTAGTAGATGATATTAATACGTTGGTTTTAGACGAGTTTGATAAATCTCTAGAAGTGGGGTTCGAAAAGGAAATGAGCGAGATTATTAATAATCTACCACATATCAAAAAACGTATTTTGACCTCAGCAACGCAAGACATGGAGATTCCGCGCTTTGTAGGTTTAGAAAACGAATTGATTATTGACTATTCTGATACCGAAGTTACTAATCTAGCGATCAAGCAAGTGATTTCTCCGGATAAAAACAAATTGCAAACCTTAGTCGATTTGTTGCATGATATTGGTAACAAACCCGGGATTATCTTTTGTAATTATAAAGACACCATTCAGTTTGTAAGCGATTTTTTAGACAAAAACGACATTCCGCATGGATGTTTCCAAGGGGGAATGGAGCAAATAGACCGTGAGCGTGCCTTAATAAAGTTTAGAAACGGAACCCATCAAATTATAATCGCAACAGATTTAGCAGCGCGTGGTTTGGATATTCCGGAGTTAAATTATATTATCCATTACCAACTCCCGTTAAAGGCAGAGGAGTTTACACATCGTAATGGGCGTACCGCGCGTATGAATGCTGAGGGAACGTCTTACGTCATACAATGGGAAGGAGAGCGTTTACCGGACTTTATTAAGTTTGATGACACTGTGACGCCAAAAGGAACTGTTAAGACCTTAGGGACGGAGTGGGTGACGCTATTTATCTCTGGAGGCCGAAAAGATAAAATCTCTAAAGGTGATGTTGCAGGGATGTTGTTTAAACAATGTGATTTAGATAAATCAGAAATTGGTATTATCGAGTTAAAGCAGGATTGTGCCTTTGTTGCGGTTCCTAAAGCTAAAGCTGAAGGTATTATTGCCAAAACCAATAACTCGCGTTTAAAGAAAAGAAAAGTACGTATCCACACCATTTAA
- a CDS encoding peroxiredoxin-like family protein, translating into MIKPREKAPELNIQLVNDTTWTLSEQSPEHFTLVLFYRGKHCPVCKSQLEDLEKKLDKFTDRGVNVIAISADTEAVAKATHKAWEIPNIPLGYGISIEKARAWGLFISSGIKEEPELFTEPGLFLITPDQTVYWESIQSMPFGRPGFNDVLGGIDYILKADYPARGEA; encoded by the coding sequence ATGATTAAACCAAGAGAAAAAGCACCAGAATTAAACATTCAATTAGTAAATGATACCACATGGACGTTAAGTGAGCAATCGCCAGAACACTTCACATTAGTGTTATTTTATAGAGGAAAACACTGTCCAGTTTGTAAGTCACAGTTAGAAGACTTAGAAAAAAAACTAGACAAATTTACAGACCGTGGTGTTAATGTTATTGCAATTAGTGCAGATACAGAAGCGGTCGCAAAAGCAACACATAAAGCATGGGAAATTCCAAACATACCATTAGGTTATGGGATATCTATAGAGAAAGCTAGAGCATGGGGATTATTCATTTCTTCAGGTATAAAAGAAGAACCAGAATTATTTACAGAACCTGGATTGTTTTTAATCACACCAGACCAAACCGTGTATTGGGAATCTATCCAATCTATGCCATTTGGACGCCCAGGGTTTAACGATGTCTTAGGTGGGATTGATTATATCTTAAAAGCGGATTATCCTGCAAGAGGAGAAGCGTAA
- a CDS encoding YihY/virulence factor BrkB family protein → MSKSTTFKLVHFPRLVLNTARAWYAGEPFERSAIVAYYAILSLPALMIIILNVVGAFWGRDIVKGELLGQISEALGPDTAEAIKVMIIGKGNEATSVFATAVGIGTLIYGSTGVFFQVQSALDKIWEQEEDATNGVMAVIISRLKSFSFILIIGFLLLTSFILTSVLSTFGNSLQRILPDNLFEYLYIFDFLVSIGFIYVLFAAMFKFLPSATIPWQSVRVGALLTTILFLLGKYILAIYFSTMQPGSTYGAAGSIILIMLWVSYSSLILLFGAHFTRQYSNQFVKSKTELQ, encoded by the coding sequence ATGAGCAAAAGCACAACATTTAAATTGGTTCATTTTCCTAGACTAGTTCTTAATACAGCACGTGCTTGGTATGCAGGAGAACCTTTTGAACGAAGCGCCATTGTAGCCTATTATGCTATACTGTCGCTTCCTGCATTAATGATTATTATTTTAAATGTCGTCGGAGCATTTTGGGGACGTGATATTGTTAAAGGCGAATTGTTAGGACAGATTTCGGAGGCATTAGGACCTGATACTGCAGAGGCAATTAAAGTCATGATTATCGGAAAAGGTAATGAAGCCACATCAGTATTTGCAACAGCAGTTGGTATTGGGACTTTAATATACGGATCGACAGGGGTGTTTTTTCAAGTGCAATCGGCATTAGATAAAATATGGGAACAAGAAGAAGACGCTACAAACGGCGTTATGGCGGTAATTATTAGCCGATTAAAAAGCTTCAGTTTTATATTAATCATCGGATTCTTACTATTAACCAGTTTTATACTAACCTCAGTATTAAGCACATTTGGTAACAGTTTACAACGTATTCTTCCTGATAATCTTTTTGAATACCTGTATATCTTTGACTTTTTGGTCTCTATCGGTTTTATTTACGTCTTATTTGCAGCGATGTTCAAATTTTTGCCCTCTGCAACAATACCTTGGCAATCGGTTAGGGTAGGTGCATTATTAACGACCATCCTGTTTTTATTAGGTAAATATATACTAGCTATTTATTTTAGCACCATGCAACCGGGATCAACTTATGGCGCTGCAGGATCCATAATTTTAATCATGCTTTGGGTCTCGTATTCCAGTCTTATTTTGCTATTCGGAGCACATTTTACAAGGCAATATTCTAATCAGTTTGTTAAAAGTAAAACGGAATTACAGTAA
- a CDS encoding NAD-dependent succinate-semialdehyde dehydrogenase yields MSTSTNKGFETINPTTEQTIQHYDYMTVDQALKAVDECQDAFLDWKLKPLEDRAKIIKAVGKTLVEEKDSYAKLMTQEMGKLVAHSYDEIELCAGICEYTATEGVKKLQDEVRTMENGGKGIIQQAPLGVIYGIQPWNFPLYQAIRYTIVNLMAGNGVLLKHAKNVTGSALKLKEVLEKAGLPKNLFTVLIIDHETSDKIIEHKAVRGVTLTGSSKAGEYVAQKAAKVLKKTVLELGSNDAYLVLDDADVDLAVQTSIVGRTYNNGETCVAAKRFIVVDKVYDQFKAAFVKGMEAVTYGDPMDKDSKLGPMARKDLRDKIHQQVEDSVSNGATILCGGKIPDVTGYFYPSTVLGDVKPGQPAYSEELFGPVASLIKAKDNQDAMRIANDSRFGLGGGIFSKDEEKAIQLAKDHFDTGMININSYGLAHPNMPFGGIKDSGYGREHGGFGITEFVNTKAIMLNNSK; encoded by the coding sequence ATGAGTACTAGCACAAATAAAGGATTCGAAACTATTAATCCAACAACAGAACAGACAATACAACATTACGATTACATGACCGTTGATCAAGCCTTAAAAGCAGTAGACGAGTGTCAAGACGCTTTTTTAGACTGGAAACTAAAACCGTTAGAAGACCGCGCCAAAATTATTAAGGCAGTTGGTAAAACCCTAGTAGAAGAAAAAGACAGCTATGCTAAATTAATGACCCAAGAAATGGGTAAATTAGTAGCACACAGTTATGACGAAATAGAATTATGTGCTGGTATTTGCGAATACACAGCAACCGAGGGTGTCAAAAAGCTACAAGATGAGGTGAGAACCATGGAAAATGGTGGTAAAGGAATCATACAACAAGCGCCTTTAGGCGTTATTTATGGTATTCAACCATGGAATTTTCCATTGTACCAAGCCATTCGTTATACAATAGTTAATTTAATGGCAGGAAACGGTGTGTTATTAAAACATGCTAAAAACGTCACCGGATCAGCTTTAAAATTAAAAGAGGTTTTAGAAAAAGCAGGCTTACCAAAAAACCTGTTTACCGTTTTAATTATAGATCACGAGACGTCAGATAAAATTATCGAACATAAAGCAGTGCGTGGTGTAACCTTAACAGGAAGTTCTAAAGCAGGAGAGTATGTTGCTCAAAAAGCAGCAAAAGTATTAAAAAAGACCGTTTTGGAGTTGGGTAGTAATGACGCCTATTTAGTATTAGATGATGCCGATGTGGATTTAGCAGTACAAACCAGTATTGTAGGACGTACGTATAATAATGGAGAAACCTGTGTGGCTGCCAAACGTTTTATTGTTGTAGATAAAGTGTACGACCAGTTTAAAGCCGCCTTTGTAAAAGGGATGGAAGCGGTGACCTATGGCGATCCAATGGACAAAGACTCTAAATTAGGGCCTATGGCTAGAAAAGATTTAAGAGACAAAATTCACCAACAAGTAGAAGATAGTGTTAGTAATGGCGCCACCATTTTATGTGGAGGAAAAATACCAGATGTTACAGGTTATTTTTACCCGTCTACAGTACTAGGCGATGTAAAACCTGGGCAACCGGCGTATAGCGAAGAGTTATTCGGACCTGTAGCATCGCTTATTAAAGCAAAAGATAATCAGGATGCTATGCGTATTGCTAACGATAGTCGTTTTGGATTAGGTGGCGGAATTTTTAGTAAAGACGAAGAGAAAGCCATACAATTAGCCAAAGACCATTTTGATACCGGAATGATAAACATTAACTCCTACGGATTAGCACACCCAAACATGCCCTTTGGAGGAATTAAAGACTCTGGTTATGGACGTGAGCATGGTGGTTTTGGTATCACAGAATTTGTAAACACAAAAGCAATCATGCTTAATAACAGTAAATAA
- a CDS encoding AAA family ATPase, which yields MKKKNTIEMVAENIGPHLSLNDSFQISDLKLGVFANNGSGKTFISRAFRLINNNSIENVNKILSINKTKGSFKFNVTNMQDKKTQLSIKLNKDKEAVIIDNTDYIFHVFNSDYIKENIEELKYNPDGKIEGYILGRTKIDLTNEKNKLKELNELDIKKYELFKEEVKKAKGELDKQKINKGTSEYKFTHSSIYNNECNYLERKSYNDLVKLNKNLSQTPDDIENIKQLNYSFNDDYFDRIIKIFKTEYTKSKIAQSFKEKVLSKQSFIKEGIKYLSQNLKEDKATCPFCEQDLRINALNLIEQYNVYLDDSESLVNSEITTLLEYVKEEKKCVEKDESLFLKTKNEFDTLKNYIPSLIDVNLEGLKNNNLDKELDNIIDLLNTKILNIEKEIPLKDYSISFLRMNKYLEVLKANSFNNNKILIDFNDKKDNLKVEKLEVNRKLCKAMYLKIQAEQKNLIEEIRKIRSEKEVLEKEIKIKESKEKTRKKLKVLENLKMHLKSFFGEKYSVDDDFCFKFNKHVLTSNATDVLSDGEKSIVAFCYYLADIHKLVDRNDDYDKIFFIIDDPISSLDFHYVYAVAQVIRDLRETLKLKRTRFIILTHNLEFMSILIRNKIIKFSLVLVNSKLSILSRQLIMPYEEHLRDVYNVVKGKESSHTIPNSIRHILETINKFESPDKELKEYCEDNNILKNNEFIYSLMHDASHGSIRQQMPYNDEMIKKGCTAVIDFVNSKFEGQINQIKD from the coding sequence ATGAAGAAAAAGAATACAATTGAGATGGTTGCTGAAAATATAGGACCTCATTTATCTTTAAATGATTCTTTTCAGATAAGTGATTTGAAATTAGGTGTATTTGCGAATAATGGTAGTGGTAAAACATTCATTAGTCGTGCTTTTCGGTTGATAAATAATAATAGTATTGAAAATGTAAATAAAATTTTATCGATTAACAAAACAAAGGGTTCTTTTAAATTTAATGTGACTAATATGCAGGATAAAAAGACTCAGTTATCTATAAAATTAAATAAAGATAAAGAAGCTGTTATAATTGACAATACAGATTATATTTTTCATGTTTTTAACAGTGATTACATAAAAGAAAATATAGAAGAATTAAAATATAATCCAGATGGTAAAATTGAGGGGTATATTCTTGGAAGAACTAAAATAGATTTAACAAATGAAAAAAATAAATTAAAAGAATTAAATGAATTAGATATTAAAAAGTATGAATTATTTAAAGAAGAAGTAAAGAAGGCTAAAGGCGAACTAGACAAACAAAAAATAAATAAAGGAACAAGCGAATATAAATTTACTCATTCTAGTATTTATAATAATGAATGTAATTATTTAGAAAGAAAATCTTATAATGATTTAGTAAAGCTCAATAAAAACTTAAGTCAAACTCCTGATGATATTGAAAATATAAAACAATTAAATTATTCTTTTAATGATGATTATTTTGATAGAATAATTAAGATATTTAAAACAGAATATACAAAAAGTAAAATAGCACAATCTTTTAAAGAAAAGGTGTTGTCAAAGCAAAGTTTTATTAAAGAAGGAATAAAATATTTATCGCAGAATCTTAAGGAAGATAAGGCTACATGTCCTTTCTGTGAACAAGATTTAAGAATTAATGCTTTGAACTTAATTGAGCAGTATAATGTTTACTTGGATGATTCGGAATCACTAGTTAATAGTGAAATTACTACACTTTTGGAATACGTAAAAGAGGAGAAGAAGTGTGTTGAAAAAGACGAAAGTCTATTTTTAAAAACTAAAAATGAATTTGATACTCTTAAAAATTATATTCCTTCATTAATTGATGTTAATTTGGAAGGGTTAAAAAATAATAACCTTGATAAAGAACTAGACAATATTATAGATTTACTTAATACGAAAATATTAAATATTGAAAAAGAAATTCCTTTAAAGGACTATTCTATTTCATTCTTAAGAATGAATAAGTATTTAGAGGTATTAAAAGCTAATAGCTTTAATAATAATAAAATACTGATAGATTTTAATGATAAAAAGGATAATTTAAAAGTAGAAAAACTAGAGGTAAATAGGAAATTATGTAAGGCAATGTATTTAAAAATACAAGCCGAACAGAAAAATCTAATAGAAGAAATTAGAAAAATCCGAAGTGAAAAGGAAGTGTTAGAAAAGGAAATAAAAATAAAGGAAAGTAAAGAGAAAACTCGTAAAAAACTTAAGGTTTTAGAAAATCTAAAGATGCATTTGAAATCATTTTTTGGTGAGAAATATAGTGTTGATGACGATTTCTGTTTTAAGTTTAATAAACATGTATTAACTAGTAATGCCACTGATGTTTTAAGTGATGGAGAAAAAAGTATAGTAGCGTTTTGCTATTATCTGGCTGATATTCATAAACTAGTTGATAGAAATGATGATTATGATAAAATATTTTTCATTATTGATGATCCTATTTCTAGTTTAGATTTTCATTATGTTTATGCAGTTGCTCAAGTTATAAGAGATCTGCGTGAAACACTGAAATTAAAGCGGACAAGATTTATTATTTTAACTCATAATCTTGAATTCATGAGTATTTTAATTAGAAATAAAATAATCAAATTTTCTCTTGTTTTAGTAAATTCAAAATTATCGATACTTTCTAGGCAATTAATAATGCCATACGAAGAGCATTTGAGAGATGTTTATAATGTTGTAAAAGGAAAAGAGTCTTCTCATACCATACCAAACTCAATACGTCATATATTAGAAACTATTAACAAGTTTGAGTCACCTGACAAAGAATTAAAGGAATATTGTGAAGATAATAATATATTAAAAAACAATGAATTTATTTATTCTTTAATGCATGATGCTTCTCATGGGTCAATTCGACAACAAATGCCTTACAATGATGAGATGATTAAAAAAGGATGTACTGCTGTTATTGATTTTGTAAATAGTAAATTTGAAGGCCAAATTAATCAAATCAAAGATTAA
- a CDS encoding DUF2130 domain-containing protein, translating to MKNENQIKCPNCGTSIDVQDILSHQLEEEIKQKYQSQIAAEKKRYEGQQEKLKQAQHDFEQKKKRENVLFQERLENQLKEDKKEIETKLKLKLKEEQSEQFEALQKELNEKSEQVKELNRSKAEIEKLKREKGELKEAAEAEAQKRLNEILTAEKEKIKKSEEDKNELRFKEMQKQLEDQKKLTEEMKRKQEQGSMQLQGEVQELAIEEWLAAQFPLDTIQEIKKGARGGDCIQIVHTRTEQNCGTIYYESKRTKDFQPSWIEKFKADIRDKGANIGVLVTEVMPSDMDRMGLRDGIWICNYDEFKGLCAVLRQGIVQVNNAIVTQENKGDKMDLLYDYLTSNTFRMQIEAIVEGFTQMKSDLESEKRSMQRIWKQREKQIEKVVTNTIDMYGSIKGIAGNAIQSVKALELPGFDEDLE from the coding sequence ATGAAAAACGAAAATCAAATAAAATGTCCTAATTGTGGGACTTCCATAGATGTTCAAGATATTTTATCGCATCAATTAGAAGAGGAAATAAAACAAAAGTATCAGTCGCAAATAGCTGCTGAGAAAAAGCGTTACGAAGGTCAGCAAGAAAAGCTAAAACAAGCACAGCATGATTTTGAGCAAAAGAAGAAGCGCGAGAATGTGTTATTTCAAGAACGTTTAGAAAATCAGCTTAAAGAAGATAAAAAGGAAATAGAAACGAAGCTAAAGCTAAAGTTAAAGGAAGAGCAGTCGGAACAGTTTGAGGCGCTTCAAAAGGAATTAAACGAAAAGTCTGAGCAAGTCAAAGAGTTAAACCGCTCTAAAGCCGAAATTGAAAAGCTTAAAAGAGAAAAAGGCGAACTTAAAGAAGCGGCGGAAGCAGAAGCACAGAAAAGACTAAACGAAATCCTGACTGCGGAAAAGGAAAAGATTAAAAAATCTGAGGAAGACAAAAACGAATTGCGTTTTAAAGAAATGCAAAAGCAATTGGAAGACCAGAAAAAGCTAACCGAAGAAATGAAACGTAAGCAGGAGCAGGGCTCCATGCAATTACAGGGTGAAGTGCAAGAGTTAGCAATAGAGGAGTGGTTAGCAGCGCAGTTTCCGTTAGATACGATTCAAGAAATTAAAAAAGGAGCTAGAGGTGGTGACTGTATTCAAATTGTACATACTAGAACCGAGCAAAATTGTGGTACTATCTATTACGAAAGTAAACGTACAAAAGATTTTCAGCCTAGCTGGATAGAAAAGTTTAAAGCAGACATTAGAGACAAAGGCGCCAATATTGGTGTGTTAGTAACCGAGGTTATGCCATCCGATATGGACCGTATGGGATTAAGAGATGGGATTTGGATTTGTAACTACGACGAGTTTAAAGGCTTGTGTGCGGTGTTAAGACAGGGTATTGTGCAAGTCAATAACGCCATAGTCACTCAGGAAAATAAAGGAGATAAAATGGATTTGCTGTACGATTACTTAACTAGTAATACGTTTAGAATGCAAATTGAAGCGATTGTGGAAGGGTTTACACAAATGAAATCGGATTTAGAAAGCGAAAAAAGATCCATGCAACGTATTTGGAAACAAAGAGAAAAGCAAATAGAGAAGGTGGTAACCAACACTATAGATATGTATGGCTCAATTAAAGGAATTGCCGGAAATGCGATTCAGTCTGTAAAAGCATTGGAATTACCTGGTTTTGATGAGGATTTAGAGTAG
- a CDS encoding cold-shock protein, whose translation MSKGTVKFFNDTKGFGFITEEGVDKDHFVHISGLIDEIREGDEVEFDLQEGNKGLNAVNVKVI comes from the coding sequence ATGAGTAAAGGTACAGTAAAGTTTTTCAACGACACAAAAGGATTTGGTTTTATCACTGAAGAAGGAGTAGACAAAGATCATTTCGTACACATTTCTGGATTAATCGATGAGATTAGAGAAGGTGATGAGGTTGAATTTGACTTACAAGAAGGAAACAAAGGATTAAACGCGGTTAACGTAAAAGTTATCTAA
- a CDS encoding cold-shock protein, whose translation MSKGTVKFFNDTKGFGFITEEGVDKDHFVHISGLIDEIREGDEVEFDLQEGNKGLNAVNVKVI comes from the coding sequence ATGAGTAAAGGAACAGTAAAGTTTTTCAACGACACAAAAGGATTTGGATTTATCACAGAAGAAGGTGTAGACAAAGATCATTTTGTACACATTTCTGGATTAATCGATGAGATTAGAGAAGGTGATGAGGTTGAATTTGACTTACAAGAAGGAAACAAAGGATTAAACGCGGTTAACGTAAAAGTTATCTAA
- a CDS encoding cold-shock protein, whose translation MSKGTVKFFNDTKGFGFITEEGVDKDHFVHISGLIDEIREGDEVEFDLQEGNKGLNAVNVKVI comes from the coding sequence ATGAGTAAAGGTACAGTAAAGTTTTTCAACGACACAAAAGGATTTGGATTTATCACTGAAGAAGGAGTTGATAAAGATCATTTCGTACACATTTCTGGATTAATCGATGAGATTAGAGAAGGTGATGAGGTTGAATTTGACTTACAAGAAGGAAACAAAGGATTAAACGCAGTTAACGTAAAAGTTATCTAA
- a CDS encoding type 1 glutamine amidotransferase domain-containing protein, with product MNVIKALALTLTIVTASSCNNNTNKTPSEKVSEVKTELKKEKTMKVLFVLTSHDQLGDTGKKTGFWVEEFASPYYSLLDKGADITIATPKGGAAPIDPSSDSPDAATEATDRFNKDDAAKAKIANTNKLSDINADDFDAVFYPGGHGPLWDLANDATSIALIEKFNAQEKPVAFVCHAPAALKGVKGTDGKPLVNGKKVTGFTNTEEAAVGLTDVVPFLVEDMLAKNGGIYSKKEDWAAYAIQDGNLITGQNPASSELVAEKLLESLK from the coding sequence ATGAATGTAATAAAAGCATTAGCGTTAACGCTAACAATAGTAACAGCATCAAGCTGTAACAACAACACAAACAAAACACCTTCTGAAAAAGTTTCAGAAGTAAAAACAGAACTAAAAAAAGAAAAAACTATGAAAGTATTATTTGTATTAACCTCTCACGATCAATTAGGAGACACAGGAAAGAAAACAGGATTTTGGGTTGAAGAATTCGCAAGTCCATATTACTCATTATTAGATAAAGGTGCCGATATTACAATCGCGACTCCAAAAGGAGGTGCTGCACCAATAGATCCAAGTAGTGATTCTCCTGATGCTGCTACCGAAGCTACAGACCGTTTTAATAAAGACGATGCTGCAAAAGCTAAGATTGCAAACACTAACAAATTATCAGATATTAATGCTGACGATTTTGACGCTGTATTTTATCCAGGAGGTCACGGACCATTATGGGATCTAGCAAACGATGCAACATCAATTGCTTTAATCGAAAAATTTAACGCTCAAGAAAAGCCAGTTGCATTTGTATGTCACGCGCCTGCAGCCTTAAAAGGTGTTAAAGGAACGGATGGAAAACCATTAGTAAATGGTAAAAAAGTAACAGGATTTACTAATACAGAAGAAGCGGCTGTTGGATTAACAGATGTTGTCCCATTTTTAGTGGAAGATATGTTAGCTAAAAACGGAGGTATCTACTCTAAAAAAGAAGATTGGGCAGCTTACGCTATTCAAGATGGTAATTTAATTACTGGACAAAACCCAGCATCGTCTGAGTTAGTTGCAGAAAAATTATTAGAAAGCTTAAAATAA